A single Cryptococcus deuterogattii R265 chromosome 2, complete sequence DNA region contains:
- a CDS encoding ubiquitin-conjugating enzyme E2-24 kDa, which yields MSSPKRRVDTDVMKLLMSDYDVTLVNNKMSEFFVKFKGPSETPFANGVWKIHVELPEQFPYKSPSIGFMNKIFHPNIDETSGSVCLDVINQTWSPMFELINIFEIFLPQLLRYPNPADPLNGEAASLLMRDPKAYAKKVESYVERFASAEDADQAGGDESDEEDEPVPPKAKAKTDAMNGNVNANGNGHANGHANGHGSAHAHGVNGVHRHGHEHEEEDEDDKMSDMGEFSEDEEDIMGSMD from the exons ATG AGCTCCCCAAAGCGCAGAGTCGACACAGACGTCATGAAACT TCTCATGTCAGATTACGATGTTACATTAGTCAACAACAAGATGTCTGAATTTTTTGTCAAGTTTAAAGGTCCATCTGAGA CACCGTTCGCCAATGGTGTGTGGAAGATCCACGTCGAGCTCCCGGAACAGTTCCCATACAAGTCTCCCAGTATCGGGTTTATGAACaaaatcttccatcctAACATTGATGAAAC GAGCGGGAGCGTATGTTTGGATGTGATTAACCAAACTTGGTCGCCCATGTTCG aactcatcaacatctttgaaatcttccttccccaacTTCTTCGGTACCCCAACCCAGCCGACCCGCTGAACGGTGAAGCCGCCTCCCTCCTCATGCGGGACCCAAAGGCCTACGCCAAAAAGGTGGAGTCTTACGTTGAGAGGTTTGCTTCTGCGGAGGATGCCGATCAGGCTGGTGGGGATGAgtctgatgaagaggatgagccCGTGCCgccaaaggcaaaggcgaAGACCGACGCGATGAACGGGAACGTTAATGCGAATGGCAATGGCCATGCCAACGGCCATGCCAATGGACATGGAAGTGCCCATGCGCACGGGGTCAACGGCGTTCACAGGCATGGGCACGAGcatgaagaggaggatgaagatgataagaTGAGTGATATGGGCGAATTcagcgaggatgaggaggatatcaTGGGTTCAATGGACTAA
- a CDS encoding signal peptidase I, which yields MFSSEIARMRKLGIQGMLFQTLNLLTVVASGLMMWKGLCLLTNSESPIVVVLSGSMEPAFYRGDILFLMNPADVPYEVGDITVYKVPGSEIPIVHRVIESHITNTTQLLLTKGDNNPGDDIVLYNGLQWIERRHIIGKVRGFLPYVGYVTIAMNDYPQLKYALLGTIGLVMLVQQEQ from the exons ATGTTCTCCTCCGAGATAGCGCGTATGAGAAAACTGGGCATTCAGGGG ATGCTTTTCCAAACACTCAACCTCTTAACGGTAGTGGCCTCGGGGCTTATGATGTGGAAAGGTCTCTGTCTGCTTACGAATTCCGAAAGTCCGATCGTCGTTGTCCTCTC AGGATCAATGGAACCAGCGTTTTACAGGGGCGATATCTTGTTCCTCATGAACCCTGCGGATGTACCGTATGAAGTTGGGGATATCACTGTTTATAAAGT CCCAGGAAGTGAGATACCGATTGTCCATCGAGTGATAGAGTCACACATCAC AAATACGACCCAGCTGCTTCTCACAAAAGGCGACAACAACCCTGGCGATGATATTGTGCTCTATAACGGTCTTCAGTGGATTGAGCGTCGGCATATTATCGGTAAAGTTCGAGG GTTCCTCCCATACGTCGGCTACGTAACGATCGCCATG AACGATTACCCGCAACTCAAGTATGCGCTGCTGGGTACCATCGGCTTGGTCATGCTCGTCCAGCAGGAACAATAA
- a CDS encoding sterol-4alpha-carboxylate 3-dehydrogenase (decarboxylating), whose amino-acid sequence MSNSPPTFESYLVVGGCGFLGRHIVEQLLARGETQVSVFDIVQRHFDSNVNFYIGDLSNSQDVENALVKSQATVVIHTASPTHGMGRALYEKVNVTGTRTLLDAILSPSSTVSKLVYTSSGGVIYSGKEDICNADERLYYPAVALDAYNETKVAAEKMVLEANEQEKGGEGGAKLLTCAIRPAGIFGPGDRQMISGFYSVVKNGQTKWQIGDNTNLGDFTYVGNIAHAHLLAADKLGSAYPYHALREPLPAINNTLGTYRIPTSAARPLGPNEHPTQADLLAAKRFESGWVDETDLRPVLRTKMDQFSAEAQKEEGEEGEGIPIAGQAYFITNGEPIYFWDFARTIWRQLGHVPPYTIVLSTMIGLILASLAEFFSKLSGKEPGFTRFRVSQATQQRFYDIEKARRLLGYSPVVGMEEGMKTWTTWYKGELEKQNEVQESEKTK is encoded by the exons ATGTCCAACTCACCGCCCACGTTTGAATCGTACCTCGTTGTTGGTGGATGCGGCTTCCTCGGCAGACATATCGTCGAGCAACTCTTGGCTAGGGGAGAGACGCAGGTCTCGGTGTTTGACATTGTCCAGAGGCACTTTGACTC AAATGTCAACTTTTACATCGGAGATTTGTCAAATTCCCAAGACGTCGAGAACGCGCTCGTCAAG TCTCAAGCAACAGTGGTCATCCACACCGCTTCCCCAACCCACGGTATGGGCCGTGCATTGTACGAAAAAGTCAATGTCACGGGTACCCGTACCCTCCTCGACGCTatcctctccccttcctccaccgTTTCCAAGCTTGTCTACACCTCATCTGGTGGCGTGATCTACTCtggaaaggaggatatTTGTAATGCAGACGAGAGGTTGTATTATCCCGCTGTCGCGTTGGATGCGTACAACGAGACAAAGGTCGCtgctgagaagatggtCTTGGAGGCTAATGAGCAAGAAAAGGGAGGTGAAGGTGGGGCCAAGTTGTTGACTTGTGCGATCCGCCCAGCGGGGATTTTCGGTCCTGGCGACAGACAGATGATCTCTGGATTCTACAGTGTCGTGAAAAACGGTCAAACCAAATGGCAGATTGGCGACAACACCAACTTGGGCGACTTCACCTACGTCGGCAACATTGCCCACGCCCACCTCCTGGCAGCAGACAAACTCGGGTCCGCTTACCCTTACCACGCGCTTCGTgaacctcttcctgccaTCAATAACACGCTTGGTACTTATCGTATCCCTACCTCGGCCGCTCGACCCCTTGGGCCGAACGAGCACCCTACGCAGGCTGATTTATTAGCTGCAAAGCGTTTTGAAAGCGGTTGGGTGGATGAGACGGATTTGAGGCCAGTGTTGAGGACAAAGATGGACCAATTTAGTGCAGAGGcgcaaaaggaagaaggtgaggaaggagaggggatCCCAATCGCTGGGCAAGCGTATTTCATCACGAACGGTGAACCCATTTACTTTTGGGATTTCGCCCGGACCATCTGGCGTCAGTTGGGTCACGTCCCGCCCTACACCATCGTGCTCTCCACCATGATCGGTTTAATCCTTGCTTCTCTTGCTGAATTCTTTAGTAAGCTTTCGGGCAAGGAGCCCGGTTTCACGAGGTTCAGAGTCAGCCAGGCTACGCAGCAGAGGTTTTATGATATCGAAAAGGCAAGGAGGCTGTTGGGTTATTCGCCCGtggtggggatggaggaagggatgaagaCTTGGACGACGTGGTATAAGGGAGAATTGGAGAAGCAGAATGAGGTGCAAGAGTCGGAGAAGACAAAGTAA
- a CDS encoding tryptophan-tRNA ligase gives MQTPDQPSKSGAMTPGAIAQQLSMLDLPAPTGLKLSLANLQSSANPESALSPFSDATTDTGDISGPEPEAIVQARHKARSESMSEQLSERLAKMKLPQPERIFGPDEGGSSASREENGGKQGVSAEDWEKVKLADEVPEAVKEPKRMTHSRHTSRAEAALPRTPTIPEAEEFSAPPTVKEQKITPFDVEGGVDASGRELAIDYEKVTKRFGATLISQELLERFERLTGQKPHPLLRRGTFYSHRDFNLILDRYEKGQPFYLYTGRGPSSDSMHMGHLVPFMFTAYLQRVFNVPLVIQITDDEKYLLERDAKKQQELMKKIKAKKPLDLLRYYKKMGQDNIKDIIACGVIPEKTYIFSDLNTVSGVFYENVNLISKTITLSQSRNIFGFSDSDNVGMFHFAAVQATPSFCNSFPQIFGTRDDIPALIPCAIDQDPYFLLTRDSADRLGYKKPALLHAKFLPALQGAGTKMSASKENTAIFMTDDAKKIAKKIKSHAFSGGGATKEDHEKYGGNPDVDIAYQYLSFFEEDDAKMEKLASEYRKGTLSTREMKEACIEKLQEVVAEFQKNRAAVTDEVLQYFQDPTRKIDPRPKARETSEPAPAATSVPGVGAV, from the exons ATGCAGACCCCAGACCAGCCTTCCAAGTCAGGCGCAATGACTCCAGGCGCTATCGCACAGCAACTCTCCATGCTCGACCTCCCTGCTCCCACAGGCCTCAAGCTTTCTCTCGCCAACCTGCAGTCTTCTGCCAATCCCGAATCTGCactttctcccttttccgACGCGACCACCGACACCGGGGATATCTCCGGCCCAGAGCCTGAGGCTATCGTTCAAGCGAGACACAAGGCTCGTTCCGAATCCATGTCTGAACAACTTTCTGAAAGGCTCGCCAAGATGAAGTTGCCTCAGCCTGAAAGAATCTTTGGTCCTGACGAAGGTGGAAGCTCTGCTTCtagagaggaaaatggtGGTAAGCAGGGTGTCAGTGCTGAGGACtgggaaaaggtcaagCTTGCGGATGAGGTGCCTGAGGCTGTCAAGGAGCCCAAGAGGATGACTCACTCCAGACATACCAGCAGGGC CGAGGCCGCTCTTCCTAGAACACCCACTATCCCTGAGGCTGAGGAGTTTAGTGCTCCCCCGACAGTCAAAGAGCAGAAAATTACTCCTTTCGATGTTGAAGGTGGTGTTGATGCTTCCGGAAGGGAGCTTGCCAT TGACTACGAGAAGGTTACAAAACGATTTGGTGCTACCCTTATCTCTCAAGAATTGCTCGAGCGATTCGAGAGACTCACTGGTCAGAagcctcatcctctcttgAGACGAGGTACCTTTTACTCTCATCG AGACTTCAACTTGATCCTCGACCGATACGAAAAGGGACAACCCTTCTACCTTTACACTGGTCGAGGACCCAGTAGCGACTCCATGCACATGGGTCACCTTGTCCCCTTCATGTTCACTGC CTACTTGCAACGAGTCTTCAACGTTCCTCTCGTCATCCAGATCACTGACGACGAAAAATACCTCCTTGAACGAGACGCCAagaagcagcaggagctcatgaagaagatcaaggccaagaagcCTCTTGATCTCCTCCGATACTACAAGAAGATGGGTCAAGATAACATCAAGGATATTATTGCTTGTGGTGTCATCCCCGAGAAGACCTATATCTTCTCCGACTTGAACACTGTCAG CGGTGTTTTCTACGAGAACGtcaacctcatctccaagaCTATCACTCTCAGCCAAAGCAGAAACATTTTCGGCTTCAGCGACTCTGATAACGTCGGCATGTTCCACTTTGCCGCCGTTCAAGCTACCCCTTCGTTCTGTAACTCTTTCCCTCAAATCTTTGGTACTCGCGACGACATCCCCGCTTTGATCCCTTGTGCCATCGACCAGGACCCTTAC TTCCTCCTCACCCGAGACTCTGCCGACCGATTGGGCTACAAGAAACCCGCTCTCCTTCATGCCAAATTCCTGCCCGCCCTCCAAGGGGCCGGTACCAAGATGTCCGCCTCCAAGGAGAATACTGCCATCTTCATGACCGATGACGCTAAAAAGATCGCCAAGAAAATTAAGTCCCACGCCTTCTCCGGCGGTGGTGCGACAAAGGAAGACCACGAAAAGTACGGCGGTAACCCTGATGTGGATATCGCGTATCAATACTTGAGTTTctttgaggaggatgatgccaagatggagaagttgGCGAGTGAGTATAGGAAGGGTACTTTGAGTACtagagagatgaaggaggctTGTATTGAGAAGCTTCAGGAGGTTGTCGCCGAGTTCCAAAAG AACCGAGCCGCCGTTACCGATGAAGTCCTCCAATACTTCCAAGACCCCACTAGAAAGATCGACCCCCGACCAAAGGCCAGGGAGACATCTGAGCCTGCCCCTGCTGCTACCTCTGTTCCTGGTGTCGGTGCTGTGTag
- a CDS encoding replication fork protection complex subunit Csm3/Swi3: protein MAGLQDLFNSPPRPPPPRSIHSLSPSTPARATRPNQNPLFFSPGQSPGFEPAGRGTSGFEDGARDVPLFGRSPSPPAGPQVIRMEEQREQDATNGIVRIRQAVDVLPAGDTAFGGGGSGTFTAGTAGTAGGGRAGGWNNGVSVNNSVIRDPLAGLGADDDEDGEQGDGIEKKRVIAKVDADRLLSEKGIPALCRAAKKFRPRGKGHEADDLRRVLNMYQMWAHGMFPKGDFAYTMHRTETVCRSRRMESALSGFRDAFNPRPPTPPREFSNSPRASRSRSRSPSRARSRSGSPTRARSASLHSNSNSFRVPTYTTAQRHAMGQLLKPADPQNELNDGPDMEDLMAMEEEMAVEAEAAAEAERAMADLDAEAGMKTGAGVGTRAGEEDEFGGLYD, encoded by the exons ATGGCCGGTCTCCAAGACCTTTTCAACTCCCCACcccgtcctcctcctcctcgctccatccactctctctccccttctaCCCCCGCACGAGCGACGCGTCCAAACCAAAacccactcttcttctcccccgGCCAATCACCAGGCTTTGAACCGGCGGGCAGGGGAACGTCGGGATTTGAAGACGGTGCTCGGGATGTTCCTCTTTTTGGACGatccccatctcctccagcGGGACCACAGGTGataagaatggaagaaCAAAGGGAGCAAGATGCTACGAATGGGATTGTCCGTATTCGACAAGCGGTCGATGTTCTCCCCGCTGGCGACACTGCCTTTGGCGGGGGTGGATCCGGGACATTTACCGCGGGCACAGCAGGGACAGcaggaggtggaagggcAGGAGGATGGAATAATGGGGTGTCTGTGAATAACAGTGTTATCCGCGATCCATTAGCCGGTTTAGgagcagatgatgatgaggacggTGAGCAAGGGGATGGcattgaaaagaagagggtcATTGCGAAAGTCGATGCTGATCG TCTCCTCAGCGAAAAGGGCATTCCGGCCCTCTGTCGCGCCGCCAAAAAGTTTAGACCACGAGGTAAAGGCCATGAAGCCGATGATCTCCGCCGGGTACTGAACATGTACCAGATGTGGGCGCATGGTATGTTTCCAAAAGGTGATTTTGCGTATACGATGCATCGGACAGAAACTGTTTGTAGGTCTAGGCGGATGGAG TCGGCACTATCAGGCTTTAGAGACGCATTCAACCCACGTCCACCTACACCACCTCGGGAATTTTCAAACTCTCCTCGGGCTTCACGCTCTCGTTCTCGTTCTCCTTCCCGTGCCCGGTCTCGCTCTGGTTCTCCCACTCGTGCACGTTCCGCCTCTCTCCATTCCAACTCCAACTCTTTCCGCGTCCCAACATACACCACCGCCCAGCGCCACGCGATGGGACAACTGTTGAAGCCCGCCGACCCTCAGAATGAGCTTAACGATGGTCCCGATATGGAGGACCTCATggcgatggaggaggagatggctGTGGAGGCTGAGGCGGCTGCTGAGGCTGAGCGAGCGATGGCGGACTTGGACGCGGAGGCTGGTATGAAGACAGGGGCAGGAGTAGGGACTAGagcaggggaagaagatgagtttGGAGGGTTGTATGATTAG
- a CDS encoding glycine hydroxymethyltransferase: MPRLILAAFRTTIRPAISKQIRMASSVPVPTDFNACLYKPLAEADPEINSLIEKETWRQFSGLELIASENLTSLAVMEANGSMLTNKYSEGLPGARYYGGNEYIDVIENLTRERALKAFNLDPKVWGVNVQPYSGSTANFAAFTALISPQDRVMGLGLPDGGHLTHGYYTAKKKITASSIYFQSFPYRVDPKTGIIDYPQLETNANLFKPRLLVCGGSAYPRDWDYGRLRKIADGQGAYLMSDMAHISGLVAAAEQNSPFEYCDVVTTTTHKTLRGPRAGLIFFRKDKESDLEARVNAAVFPACQGGPHNNTIAGIAVALKQAADPAFKEYAKQVRANAASMASVLFKHGYRLQTDGTENHLILWDLRPIGLTGSKVEKICDAAHITLNKNAVAGDTSALVPGGVRIGTSALTSRSMKEQDVEKVAEFLHRVVQIALKTQEEAGSKLLKDFVKAYESGNGEAPKLIAELKEDVMKFATSFPLPGIPDSSKIVRPEGVNL; this comes from the exons ATGCCCAGGCTTATTCTCGCCGCTTTCCGAACTACCATCCGCCCAGCTATCTCTAAGCAAATCAGAATGGCATCTTCCGTCCCCGTCCCCACCGATTTT AACGCTTGTCTCTACAAGCCCTTGGCTGAGGCCGATCCCGAGATCAACTCTCTCATCGAGAAGGAGACTTGGCGTCAGTTCTCTGGTCTCGAGCTTATCGCTTCCGAG AACTTGACTTCTCTCGCTGTTATGGAGGCCAACGGCTCTATGCTTACCAACAAGTACTCTGAGGGTCTTCCCGGTGCTCGATACTACGGTGGTAACGAG TACATCGATGTTATTGAGAACCTTACCAGGGAGCGTGCTTTGAAGGCTTTCAACCTTGACCCCAAGGTCTGGGGCGTGAACGTCCAGCCTTACTCTGGTTCCACCGCCAA CTTTGCCGCTTTCACTGCCCTCATCAGCCCCCAGGACCGAGTGATGGGTCTTGGTCTCCCTGACGGTGGTCACCTCACCCACGGTTACTACAccgccaagaagaagatcactgcttcttccatctaCTTCCAGTCTTTCCCTTACCGAGTCGACCCCAAGACTGGTATCATTGACTACCCCCAGCTCGAGACCAACGccaacctcttcaagccCCGTCTTCTCGTTTGCGGTGGTTCCGCTTACCCCCGTGACTGGGACTATGGCCGTCTCCGAAAGATCGCCGATGGCCAGGGCGCTTACCTCATGTCCGACATGGCCCACATCTCTGGTCTCGTCGCTGCTGCCGAGCAAAACTCTCCTTTCGAGTACTGTGACGTCGTGACCACCACTACCCACAAGACCCTCCGTGGTCCCCGAGCTggtctcatcttcttccgaaaGGACAAGGAATCTGACCTTGAGGCTCGTGTCAACGCTGCCGTCTTCCCTGCTTGTCAGGGTGGTCCCCACAACAACACCATCGCCGGTATCGCCGTCGCCCTCAAGCAGGCTGCCGACCCCGCTTTCAAGGAGTACGCCAAGCAGGTCCGCGCCAACGCCGCTTCCATGGCTTCCGTCTTGTTCAAACACGGTTACAGGCTCCAAACTGACGGTACTGAGAACCACTTGATTCTCTGGGACCTCAGGCCTATCGGTTTGACCGGCTCcaaggttgagaagatttgTGATGCCGCCCACATCACCCTCAACAAGAACGCCGTTGCCGGTGACACTTCTGCCCTCGTCCCCGGTGGTGTCCGAATCGGTACCTCTGCTTTGACTTCCCGATCGATGAAGGAGCAGGATGTGGAAAAGGTTGCCGAGTTCCTCCACCGTGTCGTCCAGATTGCGCTCAAGACTCAGGAAGAGGCTGGTTCCAAGCTTCTCAAGGACTTTGTCAAGGCTTACGAGTCTGGTAACGGTGAAGCTCCCAAGCTTATCGCTGAGCTCAAGGAGGACGTTATGAAGTTTGCCACCAGCTTCCCCTTGCCTGGTATCCCCGACAGC TCCAAGATTGTCCGACCCGAAGGTGTCAACCTCTAA
- a CDS encoding DNA topoisomerase III: MRVLCVAEKPSIAKSITEILSGGRWDTRNGRNQYIRNYDFLYNLAPPLGNGRGAHFTVTAVLGHLTSSDFDEDHRKWGSCDPFALFDAPVITFVDQKLKTVESNLQAEARNADILMIWTDCDREGEHIGSEVVAACKKVNRNILVKRARFSAIIPAQIHQACRQANDLDMRQADAVATRISLDLKIGSAFTRLTTMTLQGRVPDLAEQLISYGPCQFPTLGFVVDQYNRVQAFVPETFWYIFVALEREHEDGEPNRVEFRWKRNHLFDLDLAALLYEQCTINPQARVLKVESKPATKWKPLPLTTVELQQSGSRLLHMTPKRILDLAEKLYQKGIVSYPRTETDQYDPKFDFNSLIQKQTLDNQWGAYAQKLLDGAFQKPRNGRKNDKAHPPIHPTAHAGNLEGDERRVFELITRRFLASCSTNAEGQNTTVEISIADEIFSTTGLVVLRRNYLEVYPYDKWATHALPNFEEGEVFIPDVVDLKEGTTSRPSLLTEADLVGLMDKNGIGTDATIAEHIAKIIERGYVTEKQEARIKYLVPSTLGVGLVEGFNAIGFDRSLSKPHLRRETEHRMQLICDGVRGKGEILQTTLEEYKEVFVKARREFQTVINCVQNYLHGAGEAQEALRAAARGGRGGRGARGARGARGGRGAGGRGRGGRAAAPRGGRYNGNDDDDNDDDDEDDQDPPRGGARGRARGAATTRGSGTSATRGRGAATGAGTAARRRARSPTFDADDGSGNTKMCNCGREAVSRVVAKADSAHKGRSFWTCPQPQGEQCGFFEWGTDGDMARSAGPSNSRIASVTQPPPAKRKKTVTRNDPPARDGVPSCKCGLDAAFATVAKEGPNKGRQFWACPNNPKAQCGFFQWEDNPNIGGGGSSGDCFKCNQPGHWASNCPNSEGRGSSYRGSSSSRGRARGRGRGKR, from the exons ATGCGTGTCCTGTGCGTCGCTGAAAAGCCAAGTATAGCGAAAAGTATCACTGAAATCCTCTCCGGGGGACGGTGGGATACG aggaatgggagaaatCAATATATACGCAATTACGATTTCCTATACAACCTTGCTCCGCCGCttgggaatggaagaggtgcCCACTTTACCGTCACGGCAGTCTTGGGACATCTGACTTCAAGT GATTTTGATGAAGATCATCGGAAATGGGGATCCTGTGATCCGTTTGCGCTATTTGATGCGCCAGTCATCACCTTTGTCGACCAG AAACTGAAAACGGTTGAATCAAACCTCCAAGCCGAAGCTCGTAACGCCGACATACTCATGATCTGGACTGACTGTGATCGAGAGGGAGAACATATTGGATCCGAAGTCGTAGCGGCGTGTAAGAAAGTGAATCGGAATATACTTGTCAAAAGAGCGAGGTTTAGTGCGATTATCCCTGC ACAGATCCACCAAGCATGTAGACAAGCGAATGATTTGGATATGAGGCAGGCAGATGCGGTGGCCACGAGGATAAGCTTGGATCTCAAGATTGGATCGGCGTTCACGAGGCTTACAACTATGACTCTACAAGGACGGGTGCCCGATTTAGCAGAGCAACTCATCAGTTACG GTCCATGTCAGTTCCCAACCCTTGGCTTTGTCGTCGACCAATACAACCGCGTCCAAGCTTTTGTTCCCGAAACTTTCTGGTACATCTTCGTCGCTCTTGAGCGAGAacatgaagatggtgaacCCAACAGAGTGGAGTTtaggtggaagaggaatcaTCTATTCGATTTAGATTTGGCGGCGTTGTTGTATGAGCAGTGTACAATCAATCCTCAGGCGAGGGTTTTAAAGGTGGAATCAAAGCCCGCGACCAAGTG GAAGCCATTACCCTTGACGACAGTTGAGCTTCAACAATCTGGTTCGAGATTACTTCACATGACTCCTAAACGGATCCTTGAT CTTGCTGAAAAACTCTATCAAAAAGGTATTGTCAGTTACCCTCGTACCGAAACCGACCAGTACGATCCCAAATTTGACTTCAACTCCCTCATTCAAAAGCAAACGCTTGATAACCAATGGGGAGCATACGCTCAAAA GCTACTAGACGGTGCCTTTCAAAAGCCCCGAAATGGCCGTAAGAACGATAAAGCCCATCCCCCTATCCACCCTACCGCCCACGCCGGCAACCTCGAAGGCGATGAACGTCGCGTATTCGAACTCATCACCCGCCGCTTTCTCGCTTCTTGCTCGACCAACGCCGAAGGCCAAAATACCACTGTCGAGATCTCCATCGCCGATGAAATCTTCTCCACTACAGGACTTGTCGTGCTGAGAAGGAATTATTTGGAAGTGTACCCATATGACAAGTGGGCGACGCATGCGTTACCGAATtttgaggaaggggaggtcTTTATACCGGATGTAGTCgatttgaaggaaggaacgACGAGTCGACCGAGTTTGTTAACTGAGGCTGATCTGGTTGGCTTAATGGATAAGAATGGTATCG GTACCGATGCAACCATCGCAGAGCACATTGCCAAGATCATTGAACGTGGGTATGTTACAGAAAAACAAGAAGCTCGAATAAAGTACCTCGTCCCATCCACTCTAGGTGTCGGTCTGGTCGAAGGGTTCAATGCTATCGGTTTTGACCGTTCACTAAGCAAACCACATTTACGACGAGAG ACTGAGCATCGAATGCAGTTGATATGTGATGGTGTACGAGGGAAAGGTGAGATTCTCCAGACTACGCTTGAGGAGTACAAGGAGGTCTTTGTCAAAGCCCGTCGAGAGTTTCAGACTGTCATCAAT TGCGTGCAAAACTATCTCCAtggagctggagaagcCCAAGAAGCTCTCCGAGCGGCAGCACGGGGTGGCCGGGGCGGACGAGGAGCTagaggagcaagaggagcaaggggtgggagaggagctggaggaagaggtagaGGTGGTAGAGCGGCTGCTCCCAGAGGCGGCCGATATAAtggcaatgatgatgatgacaatgatgatgatgatgaagatgaccaAGATCCGCCGAGAGGTGgcgcaagaggaagagccaGGGGTGCGGCGACCACGAGAGGGTCGGGGACTTCGGCTACTAGAGGGCGAGGGGCAGCAACTGGAGCTGGGACGGCTGCTCGTAGGAGGGCGCGATCGCCAACTTTCG ACGCGGATGATGGCAGCGGCAATACAAAAATGTGTAACTGCGGTAGAGAAGCGGTCTCTCGCGTTGTTGCCAAGGCAGATTCGGCGCACAAGGGAAGGTCGTTTTGGACATGTCCTCAGCCTCAAGGAGAACAATGCGGCTTCTTC GAATGGGGTACAGATGGAGATATGGCGCGCTCGGCTGGTCCTAGTAACTCACGAATAGCGAGCGTTACGCAACCACCGCCagccaaaagaaaaaagacCGTC ACTCGAAATGATCCCCCTGCAAGGGATGGTGTGCCTTCGTGTAAATGTGGTCTTGATGCGGCTTTCGCCACAGTTGCCAAGGAAGGTCCAAACAAAGGTCGCCAGTTCTG GGCTTGCCCAAACAATCCGAAAGCTCAATGTGGGTTCTTCCAGTGGGAAGATAATCCTAACatcggcggtggtggttcTAGTGGCG ATTGTTTCAAATGCAATCAACCTGGTCATTGGGCCAGCAACTGTCCGAATAGTGAAGGTCGAGGATCGTCATACCGGGGTTCGAGTAGCAGTAGAGGCCGCGCgcgagggagagggagaggtaAACGATAG